One region of Kytococcus sedentarius DSM 20547 genomic DNA includes:
- a CDS encoding acyltransferase family protein, producing the protein MSAVAPAPPAAATGGRPAGFRPDVEGLRAIAVLSVLAYHAGLPLVTGGFGGVDVFFVLSGFLITGQLLKEVDRTGTVDLPAFYGRRAKRLLPAATMVLLFTAIGTWLIFPITRFKDIAWDLGASAVYLINWRLADQSVDYLAEDTLPSPVQHYWSLAVEEQFYVVWPLVLLVVGLVVTRTRRPLAPVATIGLLAIAVPSLVWSVLHTAGSPDTAYFVTTTRLWELALGGLVACGAAVWPRIAPCLASILVLGGLVALFASFFVITSSTPWPGTAALLPTVATALVLVGGAAASGGLVRVLGSAPMLWVGALSYSLYLWHWPLVTFVNQGFYDGDAPLWATTAAVLAAFPLAWLGHRLIENPVRFAPVFKRTRNALSLGAGLSVLGALGAVALVTLSPGTPSSPTADPKQTDERVGAEALLPEGMGPQDVKATTTPVVTEAAIPDAPKSITPAVTDATKDYPVTKDEGCVTSVDGTDVKSCTFGDEDSDKVLVAAGDSKIDQWIPAIDDWGRANGYQVVTYFKSACPFNGELLATDDPRWQGCHDWGQQVNQKITALDPDILLTSSLMAGAGDNGEAKVVTGYEKVWTPLLERGTKVVVVDDTTSPGGTPVYECVAEHLDSVNECTFPDEGGRGSATLKKAVDAVDGAQFMSLNDFVCPEGTCRPVVGGVLTYRQGSHISDTYARTLSPMFGARLDAALAAAQ; encoded by the coding sequence GTGAGTGCTGTCGCCCCGGCGCCCCCGGCCGCCGCCACTGGAGGACGTCCTGCCGGCTTCCGGCCCGACGTGGAGGGCCTGCGCGCCATCGCGGTCCTCTCGGTGCTGGCCTACCACGCAGGGCTCCCCCTGGTCACCGGTGGTTTCGGGGGCGTGGACGTGTTCTTCGTGCTCTCGGGCTTCCTGATCACCGGACAGCTCCTCAAGGAGGTGGACCGCACCGGCACCGTGGACCTGCCGGCCTTCTACGGCCGCCGCGCCAAGCGCCTGCTCCCGGCCGCCACGATGGTGCTGCTGTTCACCGCGATCGGCACCTGGCTGATCTTCCCCATCACCCGCTTCAAGGACATCGCCTGGGACCTCGGCGCCTCGGCGGTGTACCTCATCAACTGGCGCCTGGCCGACCAGTCCGTGGACTACCTCGCGGAGGACACGCTGCCCTCCCCCGTGCAGCACTACTGGTCACTCGCGGTCGAGGAGCAGTTCTACGTCGTCTGGCCGCTGGTGCTGCTGGTCGTGGGCCTCGTGGTCACCCGCACCCGTCGCCCCCTGGCCCCGGTCGCCACCATCGGCCTGTTGGCCATCGCGGTGCCCTCGCTCGTGTGGTCGGTCCTGCACACCGCGGGCAGTCCCGACACCGCCTACTTCGTGACCACCACCCGCCTGTGGGAGCTCGCCCTCGGCGGACTGGTGGCCTGCGGCGCGGCCGTCTGGCCCCGCATCGCCCCCTGCCTCGCCTCCATCCTCGTCCTGGGAGGGCTCGTGGCCCTGTTCGCCAGCTTCTTCGTCATCACCTCGTCCACCCCTTGGCCCGGCACCGCAGCCCTGCTGCCCACCGTCGCGACCGCGCTGGTGCTGGTGGGTGGCGCCGCCGCCTCCGGGGGCCTGGTGAGGGTCCTCGGCTCCGCCCCGATGCTGTGGGTCGGCGCCCTGAGCTACTCGCTGTACCTGTGGCACTGGCCGCTGGTGACCTTCGTGAACCAGGGCTTCTACGACGGCGACGCGCCCCTGTGGGCCACCACCGCCGCCGTGCTGGCCGCCTTCCCGCTGGCCTGGCTGGGGCACCGCCTCATCGAGAACCCCGTGCGCTTCGCGCCCGTGTTCAAGCGCACCCGCAACGCCCTGAGCCTCGGGGCGGGCCTGAGCGTCCTGGGCGCCCTGGGCGCGGTCGCACTGGTGACCCTCTCCCCCGGGACGCCCAGCAGCCCCACCGCCGACCCGAAGCAGACCGACGAGCGCGTCGGCGCCGAGGCCCTGCTGCCGGAAGGGATGGGCCCGCAGGACGTCAAGGCCACCACCACGCCGGTCGTGACCGAGGCCGCCATCCCGGACGCCCCGAAGAGCATCACCCCCGCGGTCACCGACGCCACCAAGGACTACCCGGTCACCAAGGACGAGGGCTGCGTCACCAGCGTCGACGGCACCGACGTGAAGTCCTGCACCTTCGGTGACGAGGACTCCGACAAGGTGCTCGTGGCCGCCGGTGACTCCAAGATCGACCAGTGGATCCCCGCCATCGACGACTGGGGCCGGGCCAACGGCTACCAGGTGGTCACGTACTTCAAGTCCGCCTGTCCGTTCAACGGCGAGCTGCTGGCCACCGACGACCCGCGGTGGCAGGGCTGCCACGACTGGGGGCAGCAGGTGAACCAGAAGATCACGGCCCTGGACCCCGACATCCTGCTGACCAGCTCGCTCATGGCCGGCGCCGGTGACAACGGTGAGGCCAAGGTCGTGACCGGGTACGAGAAGGTGTGGACCCCCCTCCTCGAGCGTGGCACCAAGGTGGTCGTCGTCGACGACACCACCAGCCCCGGCGGAACGCCCGTCTACGAGTGCGTGGCCGAGCACCTCGACTCCGTGAACGAGTGCACCTTCCCGGACGAAGGCGGCCGCGGCAGCGCCACGCTCAAGAAGGCCGTGGACGCCGTCGACGGGGCCCAGTTCATGAGCCTCAACGACTTCGTCTGCCCCGAGGGCACCTGCCGCCCCGTGGTCGGCGGCGTCCTGACCTACCGACAGGGGAGCCACATCAGCGACACCTACGCCCGCACCCTCTCGCCGATGTTCGGCGCCCGCCTCGACGCTGCACTGGCGGCCGCGCAGTGA
- a CDS encoding glycosyltransferase, which translates to MIGYYVHHHGAGHSTRATAVARACAALGETVVGLSSRPRPADWPGEWVELPDDTTGIDDLAALAAHHDVTAGGALHFAPLRAGFGPRQQAIAQWVSRAQPRVVVVDVSVEVTALVRLLGVPVVTVAMPGDRTDAAHRLGYRIATRIVACWPAGAHPDHVVTGPDLVGRTTFVGGISRFAGAGGALGPHGAGTPGGAAGGRASAQRDPGLGVLLWGHGSDAPGPGATATLRAADPAVRWELARDLPPGELRSLLGRAGVVVTHAGQGAVADIAAAGAPAVVLGQDRPHDEQAATARALDRLGLAATGVGWPAAHQWPGLLGTARRIGGSGWARWLGPGARGIAEVLREI; encoded by the coding sequence GTGATCGGGTACTACGTCCACCACCACGGGGCCGGGCACTCCACCCGGGCCACGGCCGTCGCCCGGGCCTGCGCCGCGCTCGGGGAGACCGTGGTGGGGCTCTCCAGCCGCCCGCGCCCGGCCGACTGGCCCGGGGAATGGGTGGAGCTGCCGGACGACACGACCGGCATCGACGACCTCGCCGCGCTCGCTGCGCACCACGACGTGACGGCCGGCGGGGCGCTGCACTTCGCGCCGCTGCGGGCGGGCTTCGGTCCCCGGCAGCAGGCGATCGCCCAGTGGGTGTCCCGGGCTCAGCCGCGCGTTGTGGTGGTGGACGTCTCGGTGGAGGTGACCGCGCTGGTGCGTCTGCTGGGCGTGCCGGTGGTGACCGTCGCGATGCCGGGCGACCGGACCGATGCGGCGCACCGGCTGGGCTACCGGATCGCCACCCGCATCGTGGCCTGCTGGCCCGCCGGGGCGCACCCGGACCACGTGGTGACCGGACCGGACCTGGTCGGGCGGACCACGTTCGTCGGGGGGATCTCGCGGTTCGCGGGGGCGGGTGGTGCGCTGGGGCCGCACGGCGCCGGCACGCCGGGCGGAGCCGCAGGCGGGCGGGCCAGCGCGCAGCGCGACCCGGGGCTCGGAGTGTTGCTGTGGGGGCACGGGAGCGATGCCCCCGGGCCGGGCGCGACCGCCACCCTCCGGGCCGCGGACCCCGCGGTGCGCTGGGAGCTGGCGCGCGACCTGCCGCCGGGTGAGCTCCGGTCCCTGCTCGGCAGGGCGGGTGTGGTCGTGACCCATGCCGGGCAGGGGGCCGTGGCGGACATCGCTGCCGCCGGGGCGCCGGCGGTGGTACTGGGGCAGGACCGGCCGCACGACGAGCAGGCCGCCACCGCGCGGGCCCTGGACCGGCTGGGCCTCGCTGCGACCGGTGTCGGCTGGCCCGCCGCCCACCAGTGGCCGGGGCTGCTGGGAACGGCGCGACGGATCGGCGGGAGTGGGTGGGCACGGTGGCTCGGGCCGGGCGCCCGGGGCATCGCCGAGGTGCTGCGGGAGATCTGA
- a CDS encoding inositol-3-phosphate synthase produces MSTVRVAIAGVGNCATSLVEGVEYYRNTPADSSVPGLMHVDLGGYHVGDVEFVAAFDVDADKVGKDLSQAIRSGQNNTIKITDVPTADVEVQRGPTLDGLGKYYRMTIEESPAEPVDVVQVLKDTGADVLVSYLPVGSEEADKFYAQAAIDAGVAFVNALPVFIASDPEWAQKFRDAGVPIVGDDIKSQVGATITHRVMAKLFEDRGVELDRTYQLNVGGNMDFKNMLERERLESKKISKTQAVTSNVTHQFEDRDVHIGPSDYVQWLDDRKWAYVRLEGRAFGDAPLNLEYKLEVWDSPNSAGIIIDAIRAAKIAKDRGIGGPILSASAYLMKSPPEQRPDDLGRAELEKFIRGEVDS; encoded by the coding sequence ATGTCCACTGTCCGTGTCGCCATCGCCGGCGTCGGAAACTGTGCCACCTCGCTGGTCGAAGGCGTGGAGTACTACCGCAACACCCCCGCTGACAGCAGCGTCCCGGGGCTCATGCACGTCGACCTCGGTGGCTACCACGTCGGTGACGTGGAGTTCGTCGCCGCCTTCGACGTGGACGCCGACAAGGTCGGCAAGGACCTGTCGCAGGCCATCCGCTCCGGCCAGAACAACACCATCAAGATCACCGACGTGCCCACCGCGGACGTCGAGGTGCAGCGCGGCCCCACGCTCGACGGGCTGGGCAAGTACTACCGGATGACCATCGAGGAGTCGCCGGCCGAGCCGGTCGACGTGGTGCAGGTGCTCAAGGACACCGGCGCCGACGTGCTGGTCTCCTACCTGCCCGTCGGCAGCGAGGAGGCGGACAAGTTCTACGCCCAGGCGGCCATCGACGCCGGCGTGGCCTTCGTGAACGCCCTGCCGGTCTTCATCGCGAGCGACCCCGAGTGGGCGCAGAAGTTCCGCGACGCCGGGGTGCCGATCGTCGGTGACGACATCAAGTCCCAGGTCGGCGCCACCATCACCCACCGAGTGATGGCGAAGCTGTTCGAGGACCGCGGCGTCGAGCTGGACCGCACCTACCAGCTGAACGTCGGCGGCAACATGGACTTCAAGAACATGCTCGAGCGCGAGCGCCTGGAGTCCAAGAAGATCTCCAAGACGCAGGCCGTCACCTCGAACGTGACCCACCAGTTCGAGGACCGTGACGTCCACATCGGCCCGTCCGACTACGTGCAGTGGCTGGACGACCGCAAGTGGGCCTACGTGCGCCTCGAGGGCCGCGCCTTCGGCGACGCCCCGCTGAACCTGGAGTACAAGCTCGAGGTGTGGGACTCCCCCAACTCGGCCGGCATCATCATCGACGCCATCCGCGCCGCGAAGATCGCCAAGGACCGCGGCATCGGCGGCCCGATCCTGTCCGCGAGCGCCTACCTCATGAAGTCGCCGCCCGAGCAGCGCCCGGACGACCTGGGCCGCGCGGAGCTGGAGAAGTTCATCCGCGGCGAGGTCGACAGCTGA
- a CDS encoding WcbI family polysaccharide biosynthesis putative acetyltransferase has protein sequence MTHVPDPSDGRRAHYGQFYGLHEVPDGPVGMVHGNCQAESLRVLLSAADAGTTWVRVPPVHELTADDLEHLDRLLARTTTVVAQPVKDDYRDLPTGTRQVISRAMRGARSVIVPIVRYRGLHPQQRLVRGPGIVDPPLVPYHHTGAIARAAGLPDPTPGARVVQAVAAESLAEQRRRQEAAGAVPVDDLVRAAGARATNTINHPGNPVLIGLAQRVAERLGVSGEVTDPGRELLRSVYAPVTAATLEALGLEGEPRDHWLVEGEPLADEEVVATQAAWLRSNPRVLAFALEKVRDDLLATGVVGAAPDGRAAPAAPPAPAAPPASAADAMSAPPAGPVHLVVGPDRHGVVVHALRIARAAGEEVLRVEDAAASAGSPVAGNPSPGGLAGREVVVHFTDRAFGSTPESAAEAFTAWVGDAASGQVVLHDVPQASDGTGQERRAAAYTRVVRASDRVVVSSEHERELLAAATGVDADRITVVPLPVERSAATPDGPGPAALPPGRWVATLGFAYPGKGLEEVVDATAAAARDPRLPEDARPMGVLNLGGAAPGHEDLLTELEERAAAAGTQFVATGWLDDAALAAAGHRVAVPVAYHRHVSASGSVNSWLAAGRRPVVVRSRYTDEQSERMPGSMALVDHTEDLAPLVGAIITALGDPASTQQDETVALWPSWEQAAAMLRAAR, from the coding sequence GTGACCCACGTGCCCGACCCCAGCGACGGCCGACGCGCCCACTACGGCCAGTTCTACGGCCTGCACGAGGTACCGGACGGGCCGGTGGGGATGGTGCACGGAAACTGCCAGGCCGAGTCCCTGCGGGTGCTCCTCTCCGCGGCCGATGCGGGCACCACCTGGGTGCGCGTGCCCCCCGTGCACGAGCTCACCGCCGACGACCTGGAGCACCTCGACCGGTTGCTGGCGCGCACCACCACCGTGGTGGCCCAGCCGGTGAAGGACGACTACCGCGACCTGCCCACCGGCACCCGGCAGGTCATCTCCCGCGCGATGCGGGGGGCGCGCAGCGTGATCGTGCCGATCGTGCGCTACCGCGGCCTGCACCCCCAGCAGCGCCTGGTGCGCGGCCCCGGCATCGTCGACCCGCCCCTGGTGCCCTACCACCACACTGGGGCCATCGCGCGGGCCGCGGGCCTGCCGGACCCGACCCCCGGAGCACGCGTGGTGCAGGCGGTGGCCGCGGAGTCGCTGGCCGAGCAGCGGCGGCGGCAGGAGGCCGCCGGCGCGGTGCCGGTGGACGACCTGGTGCGGGCGGCCGGGGCGCGGGCGACGAACACCATCAACCACCCGGGCAACCCGGTGCTGATCGGCCTGGCCCAGCGCGTGGCGGAGCGACTCGGTGTGAGCGGGGAGGTCACCGACCCCGGACGGGAGCTGCTGCGGTCGGTGTACGCGCCGGTCACCGCGGCCACGCTGGAGGCCCTCGGCCTGGAGGGTGAGCCGCGCGACCACTGGCTGGTGGAGGGCGAACCCCTCGCCGACGAGGAGGTGGTCGCCACCCAGGCGGCCTGGCTGCGGAGCAACCCCCGCGTGCTGGCGTTCGCGCTGGAGAAGGTGCGCGACGACCTCCTGGCCACCGGGGTGGTGGGTGCCGCACCAGATGGCCGCGCCGCACCCGCCGCACCCCCCGCACCCGCCGCACCGCCCGCATCCGCCGCCGATGCGATGAGCGCGCCCCCCGCCGGCCCCGTCCACCTCGTGGTGGGACCGGACCGCCACGGGGTCGTGGTGCACGCCCTGCGGATCGCCCGGGCCGCTGGCGAGGAGGTGCTGCGCGTCGAGGACGCGGCCGCGTCGGCAGGGTCCCCGGTGGCGGGCAACCCGTCGCCCGGTGGGCTCGCCGGCCGGGAGGTCGTCGTGCACTTCACCGACCGGGCCTTCGGCAGCACCCCCGAGTCCGCGGCCGAGGCGTTCACCGCCTGGGTGGGCGACGCCGCATCGGGGCAGGTGGTGCTGCACGACGTCCCACAGGCCAGCGACGGCACCGGGCAGGAGCGGCGCGCCGCGGCCTACACCCGCGTGGTGCGCGCCAGCGACCGCGTGGTCGTGAGCAGCGAGCACGAGCGGGAGCTGCTGGCCGCCGCGACGGGGGTCGACGCGGACCGCATCACGGTGGTCCCGCTGCCGGTGGAGCGGTCGGCGGCCACGCCGGACGGGCCGGGCCCTGCTGCCCTCCCGCCCGGCCGCTGGGTGGCCACGCTCGGGTTCGCCTACCCCGGCAAGGGCCTGGAGGAGGTCGTGGACGCCACCGCCGCCGCGGCCCGTGACCCGCGCCTGCCCGAGGACGCCCGGCCGATGGGGGTGCTCAACCTCGGCGGCGCCGCCCCCGGCCACGAGGACCTGCTGACCGAGCTGGAGGAGCGTGCGGCCGCAGCCGGCACGCAGTTCGTGGCCACCGGGTGGCTGGACGACGCGGCGCTCGCGGCGGCCGGCCACCGGGTCGCGGTGCCGGTGGCCTACCACCGGCACGTCTCCGCATCGGGCTCGGTGAACAGCTGGCTGGCGGCCGGGCGGCGGCCCGTGGTGGTGCGCTCGCGCTACACCGACGAGCAGTCCGAGCGTATGCCCGGGAGCATGGCGCTGGTGGACCACACTGAGGACCTCGCCCCGTTGGTGGGGGCGATCATCACGGCGCTGGGAGACCCCGCATCGACCCAGCAGGACGAGACGGTGGCCCTGTGGCCCTCCTGGGAGCAGGCCGCCGCGATGCTGCGGGCCGCACGGTGA
- a CDS encoding glycosyltransferase family 4 protein: protein MLPHALTRGRHARGAVLTRAAGGRRRVLVVGHCRSPIRPPFPGGLEALTWHLSTRLAHRGHDVVVFAAPGSDCGPGTRIVTPDDLGVSVDPSAPWEETRGDVTRAYEALAAHIDDLGVDVVHNHSLNPALPRVRHRLDVPVLTTLHTPPLVPMLGAFRQAPPAPGEVVAVSDHTAQQWREALHGDLLHPGVVHNGVDTEVWPLGQGGDALVWFGRLVPEKGPGTAIAMARELGIPLRLVGPRSDPEWFDAQIRPQLGGAVEYLGHLGPPHLAEVVGTSAATLVTPQWDEPFGLIAAESAACGTPVIALRRGGLPEIVTPEVGRLLPPATWRSGVTGALEEVLGLERADVRQSIVSRLGLDRMVDAYEARYEQLIRASGSRGGSLRAVGL from the coding sequence GTGCTGCCGCATGCCCTCACCCGGGGCCGCCACGCGCGGGGAGCGGTGCTGACCCGGGCGGCCGGCGGGCGCCGGCGCGTCTTGGTGGTGGGGCACTGTCGCTCCCCGATCCGGCCCCCCTTCCCGGGCGGCCTGGAGGCCCTCACGTGGCACCTGTCCACCCGGCTGGCCCACCGCGGTCACGACGTGGTGGTCTTCGCCGCCCCCGGGTCGGACTGTGGGCCGGGCACCCGCATCGTCACCCCGGACGACCTCGGGGTGAGCGTCGACCCCTCCGCGCCGTGGGAGGAGACCCGTGGCGACGTGACCCGCGCCTACGAGGCCCTCGCGGCACACATCGACGACCTCGGGGTGGACGTGGTGCACAACCACAGCCTCAACCCGGCCCTGCCCCGGGTGCGCCACCGCCTCGACGTGCCCGTGCTGACCACCCTGCACACCCCTCCCCTGGTACCGATGCTGGGAGCGTTCCGCCAGGCCCCGCCCGCGCCCGGCGAGGTCGTGGCCGTCAGCGACCACACCGCGCAGCAGTGGCGCGAGGCCCTGCACGGGGACCTGCTGCACCCGGGCGTGGTGCACAACGGCGTGGACACCGAGGTCTGGCCGCTCGGCCAGGGCGGTGACGCGCTGGTCTGGTTCGGACGGCTGGTGCCGGAGAAGGGCCCGGGCACGGCGATCGCCATGGCCCGGGAGCTCGGCATACCCCTGCGCCTGGTCGGCCCCCGCAGCGACCCCGAGTGGTTCGACGCGCAGATCCGGCCCCAGCTGGGCGGCGCGGTAGAGTACCTGGGTCACCTGGGCCCCCCGCACCTCGCCGAGGTGGTGGGCACCAGCGCCGCCACCCTGGTGACCCCGCAGTGGGACGAGCCGTTCGGCCTCATCGCCGCCGAGTCCGCCGCCTGTGGCACGCCGGTCATCGCGTTGCGCCGCGGTGGGCTGCCGGAGATCGTGACGCCCGAGGTCGGGCGCCTGCTGCCCCCCGCCACGTGGCGCAGCGGGGTCACCGGCGCGCTGGAGGAGGTGCTCGGCCTGGAGCGGGCCGACGTCCGGCAGTCGATCGTCTCCCGCCTGGGCCTGGACCGGATGGTGGACGCCTACGAGGCGCGCTATGAGCAGCTCATCCGCGCCAGTGGGTCCCGGGGCGGGTCCCTCCGGGCGGTGGGCCTGTGA
- the rpsF gene encoding 30S ribosomal protein S6, with the protein MRQYELMMIIDPEIDERTLPTMVEKLLTVVKTDGGSVDETDIWGRRRLAYDIQKKSEGLYAVVTLTMGTDTAKELDRQLGLNESVLRFKIQRPTA; encoded by the coding sequence ATGCGTCAGTACGAACTGATGATGATCATCGACCCCGAGATCGACGAGCGCACTCTGCCCACGATGGTGGAGAAGCTGCTCACCGTCGTGAAGACCGATGGTGGCTCCGTCGACGAGACGGACATCTGGGGCCGTCGTCGCCTGGCCTATGACATCCAGAAGAAGTCCGAGGGCCTGTACGCGGTGGTCACCCTGACCATGGGGACCGACACCGCCAAGGAGCTTGACCGCCAGCTGGGGCTCAACGAGTCCGTGCTGCGCTTCAAGATCCAGCGTCCGACTGCCTGA
- a CDS encoding glycosyltransferase, producing the protein MVVPHFESPAALARLLEALRHTTLPPEQVEVVVADDGSATPPDLPADHPLALHLVRQEDRGFRAAAARNLGAAAARGQVLVFLDGDMLPEPACLERLARAASAPHPTLVVGRRRHHAVDGWTPEQVAAWLEGSGPAPAELEEPAWLADGYRWTDDLRSADDASFRYVISAVMALPREAFTALGGFDESFVGYGGEDWELAQRCWLAGLDLRHEPGAVAWHDGPEISGRPEDLVAVKNAETAHLARRLTHPLVRGRGLVHAVPDLVIEADATGWPLGAALVAVESWLRGADAGVWWGGTASAGLLDALAEDPRVHAGEPPSDVLARCRWRVRVARPVTVGQEWEAVVREVTGEPGSPSGPDAVSPPAAGDEPDVGGSPVRVATTRALGRARIGGGAGGEGDAAWCAVPVAGGGADAPAAGRGASDAAPDDAGAVRLLPHDVMAERVRQAWL; encoded by the coding sequence GTGGTGGTGCCGCACTTCGAGTCCCCCGCGGCCCTGGCGCGGCTCCTGGAGGCGCTGCGCCACACCACGCTGCCCCCCGAGCAGGTCGAGGTGGTGGTGGCCGACGACGGGTCGGCGACCCCGCCGGACCTGCCCGCCGACCACCCGCTGGCCCTGCACCTGGTGCGGCAGGAGGACCGCGGCTTCCGGGCCGCGGCGGCGCGCAACCTCGGTGCGGCGGCCGCCCGCGGGCAGGTGCTGGTCTTCCTCGACGGCGACATGCTCCCCGAGCCCGCCTGTCTGGAGCGCCTGGCCCGCGCCGCGAGCGCCCCGCACCCGACCCTCGTCGTCGGGCGGCGCCGGCACCACGCGGTGGACGGCTGGACGCCCGAGCAGGTGGCGGCTTGGCTCGAAGGTTCCGGGCCGGCCCCGGCGGAGCTCGAGGAACCGGCGTGGTTGGCCGACGGGTACCGGTGGACCGACGACCTGCGGTCTGCCGACGACGCGTCCTTCCGCTACGTCATCAGCGCCGTGATGGCCCTGCCGCGGGAGGCCTTCACGGCGCTCGGGGGCTTCGACGAGTCCTTCGTGGGCTACGGCGGGGAGGACTGGGAGCTCGCCCAGCGGTGCTGGCTGGCGGGTCTGGACCTGCGGCACGAGCCCGGGGCCGTGGCGTGGCACGACGGCCCGGAGATCTCGGGGCGCCCGGAGGACCTGGTGGCCGTCAAGAACGCCGAGACCGCCCACCTGGCCCGGCGCCTCACGCACCCGCTGGTGCGCGGCCGGGGGCTGGTGCACGCGGTGCCGGACCTGGTCATCGAGGCCGACGCGACCGGATGGCCCCTGGGCGCGGCGCTGGTAGCGGTGGAGAGCTGGCTGCGCGGGGCGGACGCGGGTGTCTGGTGGGGCGGCACCGCATCGGCCGGGCTGCTGGACGCCCTCGCGGAGGACCCCCGCGTGCACGCCGGGGAGCCCCCGTCGGATGTGCTCGCGCGCTGCCGCTGGCGGGTGCGCGTGGCGCGGCCGGTGACCGTCGGTCAGGAGTGGGAGGCAGTGGTGCGCGAGGTCACCGGCGAGCCGGGCAGCCCCTCCGGCCCCGATGCGGTGAGCCCACCCGCCGCCGGAGACGAACCGGACGTGGGTGGGTCACCCGTCCGGGTGGCGACGACGCGCGCCCTGGGGCGAGCCCGCATCGGGGGCGGTGCGGGAGGTGAGGGGGATGCGGCGTGGTGCGCCGTGCCGGTCGCTGGCGGCGGTGCGGACGCTCCCGCAGCGGGGCGGGGGGCGAGCGATGCCGCGCCGGACGACGCGGGCGCGGTGCGGCTACTGCCGCACGACGTGATGGCCGAGCGCGTGCGGCAGGCCTGGCTGTGA
- a CDS encoding glycosyltransferase family 2 protein: protein MTRSAPTTAVVTLAHGRHTHLANQRRSLAASEVTPDLHVVVAMDDPAIEDVLAAHPVPGSTTTVVPCDRVDGNLPLASARNLGAQVAAEAGARVLVFLDVDCVAEPALVGTYATTVGGASQDPPADDTPPAPRLWCGVTGRLREVADAAKDYPVEDPAALRALSDPAAGRPTPAPGEVVEEPELTRFWSLNFAMTARDFTAVGGFDEAYVGYGGEDTDFAQRLGAAGGSMAWLGGATAHHQWHTTHSPPWDHVEDVVRNAGVFAERWGWWPMEGWLAQFAEAGLVRCDADTGAWELVARP, encoded by the coding sequence GTGACCCGATCCGCCCCCACCACGGCTGTGGTCACCCTGGCCCACGGGCGTCACACCCACCTCGCCAACCAACGCCGCTCGCTGGCGGCCTCCGAGGTGACCCCGGACCTGCACGTGGTCGTCGCCATGGACGACCCGGCGATCGAGGACGTCCTCGCCGCCCACCCGGTGCCGGGTTCAACCACGACCGTGGTCCCCTGCGACCGGGTCGACGGCAACCTGCCCCTGGCCTCCGCCCGCAACCTGGGCGCGCAGGTGGCCGCCGAGGCCGGGGCCCGGGTGCTGGTCTTCCTCGACGTCGACTGCGTGGCGGAGCCCGCGCTCGTCGGCACCTACGCCACGACGGTCGGTGGTGCATCCCAGGACCCACCCGCTGACGACACACCCCCCGCACCCCGTCTGTGGTGCGGCGTCACCGGCCGTCTGCGCGAGGTGGCCGACGCCGCCAAGGACTACCCGGTGGAGGATCCCGCGGCGCTGCGAGCGCTGTCCGACCCCGCCGCGGGACGGCCCACGCCCGCCCCGGGCGAGGTGGTCGAGGAGCCGGAGCTCACCCGTTTCTGGTCGCTGAACTTCGCGATGACGGCGCGGGACTTCACAGCCGTCGGCGGCTTCGACGAGGCCTACGTGGGGTACGGCGGGGAGGACACCGACTTCGCCCAGCGCCTCGGCGCCGCCGGGGGGAGCATGGCTTGGCTCGGGGGTGCCACCGCCCACCACCAGTGGCACACCACGCACTCCCCGCCGTGGGACCACGTCGAGGACGTTGTCCGCAATGCCGGCGTGTTCGCCGAGCGGTGGGGGTGGTGGCCGATGGAGGGGTGGCTCGCCCAGTTCGCCGAGGCGGGGCTGGTCCGGTGCGATGCGGACACCGGCGCCTGGGAGCTGGTCGCCCGGCCCTGA